The genomic window TTCCATCGGCGACTACCTCGCCGAGAACGTGCTCGACGCGCTGCCGGACGAGCTGCTCGACTTCCTGCTGACCACCTCGATCTGCGATCGCCTCTGCGGCGATCTGGCCGCCGCCGTCAGCGGCCAGCCGCGCGGGCAGGCCTTCCTCGAGGAGCTGGAACGCCGCGACATGTTCCTGCAGCCGCTGGACGACGATCGCGAATGGTTCCGGTACCACCACCTGTTCGGCGGCTACTTACGGCAACGGCTGGAACGCGACCATGCCGACCAAATCGTGAGCCTGCACCGCAGGGCCTCGGCGTGGTTTGCCGATCAAGGACTGCTCACCGACGCCGTCAGTCACGCGCTGGCCGCGGGCGATGACGTCGGGGCAGTCGATCTGGTGGAACGGCAGGCCATGTACCTCGTCGAACACAGCCGCATGGCCGGCCTGCTCGGGCTGGTCAACAAATTGCCGAAGGTCCTCGTCCTGAACCGACCGATGTTGCAGACCGCGATCGCTTGGGCCAACTGCCTGCTGCAGCGACCGGAGGATGTCCAGATCGCACTCAGCCATGTTCGAGCCGCCCTGGCGTCGGCGACCGATGCGAGCGCCGCCGAAATTCTCGGCGAAGCCGACGTCGTGCAGGCGTGCACCGACGTCTACGGCGACCGTATCGACCGCGCCGCATCCTTGGTGGCGCCCTACATCGTCGAAAGCCCGAGGTGCAGGCCATTTCTGGCGGCGGTGTCGGCCAACATCCGCACCTTTGTCGACATCCACACCTTCGCTTACGACACGGCGCTGGCACGCCAACAGTGGGCCAACGCTTTTCACGAGACCGCCGCAGGTCCCTTCGCCGGGGTCTACGGCCGGTGCTTTGCCGGCCTCGCGGCATTCGCCCAACTCGATCTGCGCACCGCCGAGATCCGCTACGCCCAGGCTCGCGCGTTGGCACACAGCGCGGCCGGTCCGCGTTCGCACGCGACTCGCCTGGCCGGGGCGCTGCTCGGCAGGCTCCGCTACGAACGCGGCGACATCGATACGGCCGAAGCGCTCTTGGAAGAATGTCACGAACTCGGCGTCGAATGTGGCGTGGCCGACTTCATGATCGCGGCCTACAGCACGCTCGCGCACATCAAAGTCCTGCGCGGTGACATCGACGATGCGATTTCTCTGCTGAACGAGGGAGCCATTGCAGCGCAACATCTTTCGCTGCCGCGGTTATCGGCCGCCCTCGATTACGAATGCCTGCGCCTGCACCTCGCCGTGGACGACATCGACCGGGCACGCCAGGTTCTGGCACGCCAGCCCGAAGTCGGCGACTCGGCGAGTGACGGTATCGCGATGGCCACGCGTCACTACCAACTAAGCATGCAAGCGCGAATCTTGTGCGCTTCCGACGACTACGACGCGGCAACGAAACTCGTGACGTCAATTCGTGACGAATGCGGCGCTGTCGGATGTCGTTATGCCGAGACGATCAGCACTATCGAGCTCGCCAGGGTGGTCTATTTGACCGGTGACAGCGACGCTGCCGCCAAAATACTTGTGCCCGCGCTGATTGCGGGCGCACGCTCCGGGCTGCTACGCACGGTGGTCGACGCCGGCCCGGAGATACTGAAAATAATCGTCGAACTTCGCGAGGCGCGCCGAACCCATCGGTGGGCGGCCGGGCTCCCCCAGGTTGCCACCGACTACCTGTCCGCGCTGCTCACCACCGCCCACACCGACGCGCGGAAGGCTGCGATCCCCGTGATCGCCGGCGCCGCCGAACGCACCTTGCCCGAACAACAGCTCAACGCCCGAGAGATCGAAGTCCTTCGCCTGCTGGACCGCGGGTTGTCGAACAAGCAGATCGCCAGAAGCCTTGGCGTCACCATTAATACCGTCAAGTGGTATCTCAAGAGCATTTACGTCAAGCTCGGCGTCGCGAGGCGCGGCGAATCAATCGCAGAGGCGCGCCGGCGTCGTCTACTGCCTTGAGCTCGTCCGCCGGGCTCAGATCAAGCGAGCGAGTAGCCGTTGCGCCGCCATGGTGACGAATTCGCGGTCGAAGGTGACTGCCATGTCGAAGCGCCGGTCGGCATCACTGGCGGAAATGCCCTTGACGCCTAGCCGCTCACGCGCTATCAGCGCGGCCGCGGTGTCGGGACCCAGCACCACGATGGTCGACTCGCGCGACATCGGATCACTCGAATCGAGCCTGACTTCCCTGACCCGTGGCCCGATTCCGAGTGGCCAGCTTTGACTGAAAAGCGCTAACAGCGGGCACCTTTCGGCGATGGCAAGGTATTTGAGCTTCGTGACCATGCGTGAGTCCGTGTCTTCGTGCAGTGTCGTGAGCACGATCGGGGGATTCTCGGCGGTCATGGCGATGCGTTCCACGTGTTTGGACAGCTCCGACAGCGTTTTGTGCCGGACCGGCCGGGTGGGCAGCACCCCCGATGCCAGCTCGAAGGTCGTTCCGGTCGCGCCGCTGGGCGGGTAGCTTTCCCTGCCCGGCCACCGGAACCCCTTTGGGACGCCGGTGAGTTCGCCGGGAACGCCGAAGAGATTGCCCTGACCGAACGCCGCACCGTACGCCAATGCCTGCTCGAGCTGGTCGTCGGTTTCGATCCCCTCGGCGCAGATGACGGCGCCGCTTCGCTCCTGGTGGGCCATGACCGCGGCGATGATGCGCGCCTGCACCCGATCTGGCTGGTGCTGGATCGAACACATGTCGAGCTTGACCATGTCGGGCGAGACGACGTCGAGCAGCGCCAGGGAATCGGGGTCCGACCCGACATCGTCAAGTGCTATCGCGAGCCCCGAAGAACGCAGCGCCGCGACTTTCCGGAGAAGCGCGCGGGGATTACTGAGCAATCCGCGCTCGGTGATTTCGAATGTCAGATTGAAGCAATCGGCGGCCCGCATGATATTGCTGTCGCGGGACGGGTCGATACGACTCGTGGCGGGTTCGGTGTTGACCAGTAATAACATCCCGGGCGCAAAAGTTGCCTGCAGCGCTCCCTTAACTGCCGCGCGAATGCAGACGCGATCCAGAAGGTCCAATTTGCCCGTCTCTTCGGCGTAGGCGAAAACCTCGGTGGGCGCTGGATTATTCAGCGCGGGCCAGCGCGCGAGCGCCTCGTAGCCGACGACCGTCCGGCTCGGCAAAGCCACGACGCGCTGAAACGCCGTGACGAGACCCTTGCCCGCGATCGCATTGTCAAGAATATTTGTCATCAAAGCCGTCGGGATAATCATGGGTCTGGACGTACTGCTCGAACTCACACGTTCGACGCTAACGGCGCATAACGGAATTTGACCGCCCGGCTACCCGCATTCACGGCGTTGACTACCCGAAAGTGTGGTGGGGTAGGCAGGACCAACCGAACACTTCACCCGCGATTCATTACCACCGACTCGAAAAAACCGGCTCGAATTTGATTATCACCTTATTAGACGCACGTCTATTTGCTAAAGCCCGTGATTTCAATTCCCGCCACCTCCGCGCCCTGCGGTCTTGTCGACCCGCACGACTTCTTCAGCCTGACGCGAACCGGCTAGCCGCGGGCTCGATCACACTTTGGAGCTGAGCCCGGCGATCAGATTGATCGTGACCGCGAGGACGACCGCGCCCAGCAGGTACGACAGCAGCGCGTGCCGCAGCACCGTCGCCCTGATCGACGTCAACCCGATCTCGGTGTCGGAGACCTGATAGGTCATGCCGACGGTGAAGGCGAGGTAAGCGAAGTCGCGGAAGCGCGGCGGCTCGGGGTCGTGGAAATCGATCCCGCCCGGCTCGTCGGAGTAGTAGAGCCGCGCATAGTGCGCGGTGAACAACGTGTGCACGGCGACCCAGGACGCCGCGACGGTCGCAATGCCGAGAAGTGCGGCCGCGACGGCCCGGGCCCCGGAATGCGATCCGGCGGCAACCACGTAACCCACCCCGAGCAGGCTCGCGACGCTGGCCGACACGATGACCACATCGGCGATCCAGCGGGTGGGATCCTCTCTGGTCGCGTATCGCCGGGTCTCCTCGGCGTCCATTCCGCCGATGATGAGCCACGTCCAGCACACGTAGACCGCGGCGCTGGCGATCCAGCCGACGAGCGCGAACCGCCAGCCGACCGTGTGTCCCACGGCGAACGCAACGGCAACTCCGAAGACCACGGCAACCGCAATCCGCAGCACGGCGGTCTCCCGGGAAACCTGAAACCTCACGATCTCGACCTAAGCACCAACTGCCGCCTGCCGTTGACGCAGGTGGCAGAGTCGGCGGAACACAACGTTGCCAGCGGAGGCTTCACCACTCTCAGCTGGAGTTTGCCATATCTGCTCATTTCGCCGCGCGAGCCGACCATCCGAAGCCCATAATATTAAGGTCAAACCCTAATATCCCAGAACGGAGGCGATCCCATGTCTGTTCGCGGACTACGCCTGATGTGTATCCCCGTTGTCGTTGCTGCGGCCCTCACCGTGGGTAGCGGTGTCGCCGTCGCCGACGATGACTCGTACATCGCGCAACTTACCAAGCTGGGCTTCAGCGGCGACCGGGACAGCCTGATCGCGCTCGGACACGCGATCTGCTCCGACCGCAGCACCGGCTACACCCCCGACCAGCTGGCCCAGGTCGTCCAGACCAAGTTCACCAACGCGACCTACGCGGACGCGACGTCCGTTATCAGCGCCGCCGAATCGGCCTACTGGCCATAATCTTTGGGTCAGCCGGCCGCGAATGCCGCCACCGGCATCTCCACGCTTCCCCGGCAGGGGCCGCTGTTGATGTCGGTGTGCCAGGTTCCGCGCAGCGATCCGTCGGACTGGGGGGCATAGAACGCCCACGACCTCGCCGGTGCCCATACTTTCGGAACGCCTTCTCCCATATAGCAATCCCACTGAAAGTCGAAGTGCTCGACCCACCTGGCGCCGTCCCAGGCGTAGTGCGACGGCTGCGGCAGCGTCGGGTTCTTGGGGGTGGGTCCGTTGGTGGCCGTGGCGATGCACGTGCCCGCCGAACACGACGTCGTGAATATGTAGT from Mycobacterium shigaense includes these protein-coding regions:
- a CDS encoding LuxR C-terminal-related transcriptional regulator, coding for MQPKTQSAKVVSTRVQPPAYEGKRVTRDRLIDVLRAGRAKRLALVHGPAGFGKSTLALQWQRVLAADEVPVAWVSLDRGHNDVVAFLGDLIAAVGRVEPTLVADLGDLLEEQSADAQRYVQAELVNRCAGRERPLAIVLDDWHLIESPDTAAALDFLLTAGPDNLHLVVTSRTRAPGIGRLKVSNQVVEIDAAQLRFDQQESAAFLLDLNELDLDGNDVHSLWSSTDGWVSALQLATLSLRTTRDAPALIRGFSGRHHSIGDYLAENVLDALPDELLDFLLTTSICDRLCGDLAAAVSGQPRGQAFLEELERRDMFLQPLDDDREWFRYHHLFGGYLRQRLERDHADQIVSLHRRASAWFADQGLLTDAVSHALAAGDDVGAVDLVERQAMYLVEHSRMAGLLGLVNKLPKVLVLNRPMLQTAIAWANCLLQRPEDVQIALSHVRAALASATDASAAEILGEADVVQACTDVYGDRIDRAASLVAPYIVESPRCRPFLAAVSANIRTFVDIHTFAYDTALARQQWANAFHETAAGPFAGVYGRCFAGLAAFAQLDLRTAEIRYAQARALAHSAAGPRSHATRLAGALLGRLRYERGDIDTAEALLEECHELGVECGVADFMIAAYSTLAHIKVLRGDIDDAISLLNEGAIAAQHLSLPRLSAALDYECLRLHLAVDDIDRARQVLARQPEVGDSASDGIAMATRHYQLSMQARILCASDDYDAATKLVTSIRDECGAVGCRYAETISTIELARVVYLTGDSDAAAKILVPALIAGARSGLLRTVVDAGPEILKIIVELREARRTHRWAAGLPQVATDYLSALLTTAHTDARKAAIPVIAGAAERTLPEQQLNAREIEVLRLLDRGLSNKQIARSLGVTINTVKWYLKSIYVKLGVARRGESIAEARRRRLLP
- a CDS encoding EAL domain-containing protein, coding for MIIPTALMTNILDNAIAGKGLVTAFQRVVALPSRTVVGYEALARWPALNNPAPTEVFAYAEETGKLDLLDRVCIRAAVKGALQATFAPGMLLLVNTEPATSRIDPSRDSNIMRAADCFNLTFEITERGLLSNPRALLRKVAALRSSGLAIALDDVGSDPDSLALLDVVSPDMVKLDMCSIQHQPDRVQARIIAAVMAHQERSGAVICAEGIETDDQLEQALAYGAAFGQGNLFGVPGELTGVPKGFRWPGRESYPPSGATGTTFELASGVLPTRPVRHKTLSELSKHVERIAMTAENPPIVLTTLHEDTDSRMVTKLKYLAIAERCPLLALFSQSWPLGIGPRVREVRLDSSDPMSRESTIVVLGPDTAAALIARERLGVKGISASDADRRFDMAVTFDREFVTMAAQRLLARLI
- a CDS encoding DUF1345 domain-containing protein, translating into MRFQVSRETAVLRIAVAVVFGVAVAFAVGHTVGWRFALVGWIASAAVYVCWTWLIIGGMDAEETRRYATREDPTRWIADVVIVSASVASLLGVGYVVAAGSHSGARAVAAALLGIATVAASWVAVHTLFTAHYARLYYSDEPGGIDFHDPEPPRFRDFAYLAFTVGMTYQVSDTEIGLTSIRATVLRHALLSYLLGAVVLAVTINLIAGLSSKV
- a CDS encoding DUF732 domain-containing protein translates to MSVRGLRLMCIPVVVAAALTVGSGVAVADDDSYIAQLTKLGFSGDRDSLIALGHAICSDRSTGYTPDQLAQVVQTKFTNATYADATSVISAAESAYWP
- a CDS encoding Rv2253 family sensor-like surface protein, producing MNSWRTAVVGAIALALLATPAGAVPAEMPSWSGKYSLVRYAVDKTGSSIAARQPEPTFSADYIFTTSCSAGTCIATATNGPTPKNPTLPQPSHYAWDGARWVEHFDFQWDCYMGEGVPKVWAPARSWAFYAPQSDGSLRGTWHTDINSGPCRGSVEMPVAAFAAG